Proteins from one Mesotoga infera genomic window:
- a CDS encoding branched-chain amino acid ABC transporter permease — translation MSPDVFLQHLVNGISLGFIFGLIAIGYTLVYGVVKLVNFAHGDVFMMATFFVFYGFTLFMMPWWLAVIFGVAVTILLGVGIERVAYRPLRDAPRISSLCAAIGMSFLIQNIAVVVFGGRQKSFYVPPSLTTTFVIGGVRIQAITIATIVVSVIVLLLLTFLIKRTKMGLAMRALSVDFDTAKLMGINVNRTIAFTFAIGSALAALSAILWALRYPQIWPFMGVFPGWRAFTAAIIGGIGSIVGALFGGFMLGMVTILLVAFFPEAAGYRDAIIFVLLVVILLVKPTGLFGEKKSR, via the coding sequence ATGAGCCCTGATGTATTTTTGCAGCACCTTGTTAACGGGATTTCTTTGGGCTTCATATTCGGACTTATAGCCATTGGATACACTCTTGTCTATGGAGTGGTCAAGCTTGTAAATTTTGCACACGGCGACGTGTTCATGATGGCTACGTTCTTCGTTTTCTACGGTTTTACTTTGTTTATGATGCCTTGGTGGCTTGCTGTTATTTTTGGAGTAGCTGTAACGATATTGCTTGGAGTTGGTATTGAAAGGGTAGCCTATAGACCTCTCAGGGACGCGCCGAGGATATCCTCTCTCTGTGCGGCCATAGGCATGTCGTTTTTGATTCAAAACATTGCTGTTGTTGTATTCGGGGGAAGACAAAAATCCTTCTATGTGCCTCCTTCACTAACTACCACTTTTGTAATCGGAGGTGTAAGGATTCAGGCGATCACGATAGCCACAATAGTAGTTTCCGTAATTGTGCTTCTGCTGCTTACTTTCCTTATAAAGCGTACAAAGATGGGACTGGCCATGAGGGCTCTTTCGGTCGATTTCGATACGGCAAAATTGATGGGTATAAATGTAAATAGAACGATCGCGTTCACATTTGCTATCGGTTCGGCACTTGCGGCCCTTAGCGCTATACTCTGGGCACTCAGATATCCTCAGATATGGCCCTTCATGGGTGTCTTCCCGGGATGGAGAGCCTTTACCGCAGCGATAATCGGAGGTATAGGAAGCATCGTTGGTGCTCTGTTCGGTGGATTCATGCTGGGCATGGTAACGATCCTGCTCGTGGCATTTTTCCCGGAAGCGGCAGGTTACAGGGACGCGATAATATTCGTCCTCCTGGTTGTAATTTTGCTCGTTAAGCCGACCGGCCTTTTTGGCGAGAAGAAAAGTAGGTGA
- a CDS encoding ABC transporter substrate-binding protein, translating to MKRILVLAVVLLLGFVLFAVEPIVIGVFEPMTGPYAAGGQLTMEGITLAAEQVTEVLGRPVQLVLVDNKSEKVEASNAVSRLIQFNKASVIIGSYGSAVAIPGSEVANAAGVPMIGCSPTNPLVTVGKPYVFRVCFIDPFQGSVMAKFAIEELGAKTAVIIQDIASDYSVGLSHYFQNSFKSLTGNNKAISGVISYQTGDQDFTAQLAYAQGKNPDVIFIPAASYGEAALIIKQARELGIKAQFLGGDTWEVPEFLQVGGAAVEGSYFSTHFDVAVAPTPKAATFIEAFKAKYGVEPSAFAALGYDAFMLAIDAIVRANSAVPEDIKNALSATVNFEGVTGYITIDENGDAVKDAIVRKVENGAFKFVSVVKPAQ from the coding sequence GTGAAGAGGATTCTCGTTCTGGCAGTTGTTCTGCTGTTAGGTTTCGTGTTGTTCGCAGTTGAGCCAATCGTCATTGGTGTTTTCGAACCTATGACAGGTCCTTACGCAGCCGGTGGCCAGCTTACAATGGAAGGTATTACCCTTGCAGCCGAGCAAGTGACGGAAGTCCTCGGCCGTCCGGTACAACTGGTTTTGGTCGACAACAAGAGTGAGAAAGTCGAAGCTTCCAACGCAGTTTCCAGACTGATTCAGTTCAACAAGGCATCGGTAATTATCGGGAGTTACGGAAGCGCCGTGGCAATACCAGGTAGCGAAGTGGCCAACGCCGCAGGAGTCCCGATGATCGGATGTTCACCAACCAACCCGCTCGTGACAGTTGGCAAGCCCTACGTTTTCAGAGTCTGCTTCATCGACCCATTCCAGGGAAGCGTTATGGCAAAATTCGCTATCGAAGAATTGGGAGCGAAAACAGCTGTTATTATTCAGGACATCGCTTCCGACTATTCGGTGGGGCTTTCGCACTACTTCCAGAACTCCTTCAAGAGCCTTACGGGAAACAACAAAGCGATTAGCGGCGTCATCTCTTACCAGACCGGTGACCAGGATTTCACAGCGCAGCTTGCATACGCTCAGGGAAAGAACCCCGACGTAATCTTCATCCCGGCCGCATCTTATGGTGAGGCTGCCCTGATAATCAAGCAGGCACGCGAACTCGGGATTAAGGCGCAGTTCCTCGGTGGAGACACCTGGGAAGTGCCGGAGTTTCTTCAGGTCGGCGGAGCCGCCGTTGAAGGAAGTTACTTCAGCACTCACTTCGACGTCGCTGTCGCACCGACTCCGAAGGCTGCCACATTCATCGAAGCCTTCAAGGCGAAGTACGGTGTTGAGCCAAGCGCGTTCGCGGCACTGGGATACGATGCTTTCATGCTGGCTATAGATGCGATAGTAAGGGCTAACTCCGCAGTTCCTGAAGATATCAAGAATGCCCTCAGTGCAACGGTGAATTTCGAAGGCGTTACCGGCTATATAACAATCGACGAAAATGGAGACGCCGTAAAGGACGCAATAGTCAGGAAAGTTGAAAACGGTGCATTCAAATTTGTCAGTGTTGTCAAGCCTGCCCAATAA